The Gilliamella apicola genome window below encodes:
- the rpsK gene encoding 30S ribosomal protein S11, whose amino-acid sequence MAKTPVRTRKRVKKQVSDGIAHIHASFNNTIVTITDRQGNALGWATAGGSGFRGSRKSTPFAAQVAAERCAEAVKDYGIKNLEVMVKGPGPGRESTIRALNAAGYRITNITDVTPIPHNGCRPPKKRRV is encoded by the coding sequence ATGGCAAAGACACCTGTTCGTACACGTAAACGTGTTAAAAAGCAAGTTTCTGATGGTATAGCTCATATTCATGCATCATTTAACAATACAATCGTAACTATTACCGATCGTCAAGGTAATGCGTTGGGTTGGGCAACCGCTGGTGGTTCTGGTTTCCGTGGCTCTCGTAAGTCAACACCTTTTGCAGCTCAAGTAGCAGCAGAACGTTGTGCTGAAGCCGTCAAAGATTACGGAATTAAGAATCTGGAAGTTATGGTAAAAGGACCTGGTCCTGGTCGTGAGTCAACAATTCGTGCATTAAATGCAGCGGGTTATCGCATCACTAATATTACTGATGTTACTCCGATTCCTCATAACGGTTGTCGTCCACCAAAGAAACGTCGTGTTTAA
- the rpsM gene encoding 30S ribosomal protein S13 has translation MARIAGINIPDQQHAVIALQAIYGIGNTRAKTICAEAGIPEHVKIRELSEDQIEKLREQVAKFTVEGDLRREVTMSIKRLLDLGCYRGMRHRRGLPVRGQRTKTNARTRKGPRKPIKK, from the coding sequence GTGGCCCGTATAGCAGGCATTAACATTCCTGATCAGCAACATGCTGTAATTGCATTACAAGCAATTTATGGTATCGGAAATACCCGCGCTAAGACAATTTGTGCTGAAGCTGGTATTCCAGAACATGTTAAGATCAGAGAACTATCTGAAGATCAGATTGAAAAGTTACGTGAACAAGTCGCTAAATTCACAGTTGAAGGTGATTTGCGTCGTGAAGTAACTATGAGTATCAAGCGTTTATTAGACCTTGGTTGTTATCGTGGCATGCGTCACCGTCGTGGACTTCCGGTTCGTGGTCAACGCACTAAGACTAACGCTCGTACCCGTAAGGGACCGCGTAAGCCAATCAAGAAATAA
- a CDS encoding DNA-directed RNA polymerase subunit alpha — protein MQGSVTEFLKPHLVDVVQYSQTHAKVTLEPLERGFGHTLGNALRRILLSSMPGHAVTEVEIDGVLHEYSTKEGVQEDVLDILLNLKKLAVRVHNKDDVMLTLNKSGVGAVTASDITHDGDVEIVNPDLVICHLTDANASISMRIRVQRGRGYVPASARVKSEDEDRPIGRLLVDACYSPVERIAYSVDAARVEQRTDLDKLVIDMETNGTIDPEESIRRASTILAEQLEAFVDLRDVRQPEVKEDKPEFDPILLRPVDDLELTVRSANCLKAEAVHYIGDLVQRTEVELLKTPNLGKKSLTEIKDVLASRGLSLGMRLENWPPASIVED, from the coding sequence ATGCAGGGTTCTGTAACAGAGTTTTTAAAACCTCACCTAGTTGATGTTGTTCAATACAGTCAAACTCATGCTAAAGTGACTTTAGAGCCACTTGAGCGTGGTTTTGGTCATACTTTAGGTAATGCACTACGCCGCATTTTATTATCATCTATGCCGGGACATGCAGTAACCGAAGTTGAAATTGACGGTGTTCTGCATGAGTACAGTACTAAAGAAGGCGTTCAAGAAGATGTGCTTGATATTTTGCTTAATTTAAAAAAATTAGCGGTTCGAGTGCATAATAAAGATGATGTTATGCTGACTTTAAATAAATCAGGAGTTGGTGCTGTTACTGCATCAGATATCACTCATGACGGTGATGTTGAAATTGTTAATCCTGATTTAGTAATTTGTCATCTTACTGATGCCAATGCTTCAATTAGTATGCGTATTCGTGTACAACGAGGACGTGGTTATGTCCCTGCTTCTGCTCGTGTCAAGTCAGAAGATGAAGATCGACCAATTGGTCGTTTGTTAGTTGACGCATGTTATAGTCCTGTTGAGCGTATCGCTTATTCTGTCGATGCTGCTCGTGTAGAACAGCGTACAGATTTAGACAAACTTGTTATCGATATGGAAACTAATGGTACTATCGATCCTGAAGAGTCTATTCGTCGTGCATCAACAATTTTGGCTGAACAACTTGAAGCTTTCGTTGATCTACGTGATGTACGTCAACCAGAAGTTAAAGAAGATAAACCGGAGTTCGATCCAATTCTTTTACGTCCAGTAGATGATTTGGAATTAACCGTTCGGTCTGCTAATTGCTTAAAAGCAGAAGCAGTTCATTATATTGGTGATTTAGTGCAACGTACTGAAGTTGAGTTACTAAAAACTCCTAATCTTGGTAAGAAATCACTTACTGAAATTAAGGATGTGCTCGCATCTCGTGGTTTATCTTTAGGCATGCGTCTTGAGAATTGGCCACCGGCAAGTATTGTTGAAGACTAA
- the rpsD gene encoding 30S ribosomal protein S4: MARYLGPKLKLSRREGTDLFLKSGVRAVDSKCKLEQAPGQHGARKPRLSDYGVQLREKQKVRRIYGILERQFRNYYKNAARIKGNTGENLLGLLERRLDNVVYRMGFGATRAEARQLVSHKAVLVNGQVVNIASYQVSPEDVISVREKSKKQARIKAALELAEQREKPTWLEVDASKMEGVFKRLPERSDLSADINEHLIVELYSK; this comes from the coding sequence ATGGCAAGATATTTGGGACCAAAGCTCAAATTAAGTCGTCGTGAAGGTACAGATTTATTCCTTAAATCTGGTGTCCGAGCGGTTGATAGTAAATGTAAATTAGAACAAGCTCCTGGACAACATGGTGCGCGTAAACCGCGTTTATCAGATTATGGTGTTCAGTTACGTGAGAAACAAAAAGTTAGACGTATTTATGGAATCTTAGAACGTCAATTCCGTAATTATTACAAAAACGCAGCGCGTATTAAAGGCAATACCGGGGAAAACCTACTTGGTCTTTTAGAGCGTCGTTTAGATAACGTTGTTTATCGTATGGGATTCGGTGCAACTCGTGCTGAAGCTCGTCAATTAGTTAGTCATAAAGCTGTTCTTGTTAATGGTCAGGTAGTGAACATTGCTTCTTATCAGGTTTCACCAGAAGATGTGATTAGTGTTCGCGAAAAATCAAAAAAACAAGCACGTATTAAAGCCGCTTTAGAGTTAGCTGAACAACGTGAAAAACCAACATGGTTAGAAGTTGATGCTAGCAAAATGGAAGGTGTATTTAAACGCTTACCAGAACGTTCAGATTTATCTGCTGACATCAACGAACATTTGATCGTCGAACTTTACTCTAAGTAA
- the rpmD gene encoding 50S ribosomal protein L30, whose amino-acid sequence MAKTIKITQTRSSIGRLPKHKATLVGLGLRRIGHTVEREDTPAIRGMVNQVYYMVKVEE is encoded by the coding sequence ATGGCAAAAACAATTAAAATTACACAAACTCGTAGTTCTATTGGTCGTCTACCGAAGCATAAAGCAACGTTAGTTGGTCTAGGATTACGTCGTATTGGTCATACTGTTGAACGTGAGGATACTCCTGCGATTCGCGGTATGGTAAACCAAGTTTATTACATGGTTAAAGTTGAGGAGTAA
- the rplQ gene encoding 50S ribosomal protein L17, with amino-acid sequence MRHRKSGRQLNRNSSHRQAMFRNMTSSLVEHEIIKTTLPKAKELRRVVEPLITLAKSDSVANRRLAFARIRDKDTVKKLFSDLGPRFATRPGGYVRILKCGFRDGDNAPMAYIELVDRPAVEEAEAAAE; translated from the coding sequence ATGCGCCATCGTAAAAGTGGTCGTCAACTGAACCGAAATAGCAGCCATCGTCAAGCAATGTTTCGTAACATGACTAGTTCACTTGTTGAACATGAAATCATCAAAACTACATTGCCTAAAGCAAAAGAGTTGCGTCGTGTTGTTGAACCGTTAATTACGCTAGCCAAAAGCGATAGCGTAGCTAATCGCCGTTTGGCATTTGCTCGTATCCGTGATAAAGATACAGTGAAAAAATTATTTTCAGATTTAGGTCCACGTTTTGCTACCCGTCCTGGCGGTTATGTACGCATTCTAAAATGTGGTTTCCGTGATGGAGATAATGCTCCAATGGCTTATATTGAATTAGTTGATCGCCCTGCGGTAGAAGAAGCAGAAGCAGCAGCTGAGTAA
- the rplE gene encoding 50S ribosomal protein L5: MAKLHDYYKAQVVNKLQEQFGYKSVMQVPRIEKITLNMGVGEAITDKKLLDNAVADLAAISGQKPLVTKARKSVAGFKIRQGYPIGCKVTLRGERMWEFFERLVYIALPRTRDFRGLSAKSFDGRGNYSMGVREQIVFPEIDYDKVDRVRGLDITITTTAQSDEEGRALLSAFNFPFRK; this comes from the coding sequence ATGGCGAAACTGCATGATTACTACAAAGCACAGGTAGTAAATAAACTGCAAGAACAGTTTGGCTACAAATCTGTCATGCAAGTCCCTCGGATCGAAAAGATCACCTTGAATATGGGTGTGGGTGAAGCAATTACTGATAAAAAATTATTAGATAATGCTGTTGCAGATTTAGCTGCAATCAGTGGTCAAAAACCACTAGTCACTAAAGCACGCAAATCAGTTGCTGGTTTTAAAATCCGTCAAGGGTATCCTATTGGTTGTAAAGTCACTTTACGTGGCGAACGCATGTGGGAATTTTTTGAACGTCTAGTTTATATTGCTCTTCCTCGTACTCGAGATTTTCGTGGTTTAAGCGCAAAATCTTTCGATGGTCGTGGTAACTATAGCATGGGTGTTCGTGAACAAATCGTTTTCCCTGAAATCGATTATGATAAAGTTGATCGTGTTCGTGGTTTAGATATTACTATCACTACTACTGCACAATCAGATGAAGAAGGCCGAGCTTTATTATCTGCCTTTAACTTCCCATTTCGTAAGTAA
- the rplF gene encoding 50S ribosomal protein L6 yields the protein MSRVAKAPVVVPAGVEVKLNGQVITIKGKNGELSRTINDAVVINQEEGQIKFGPRDGFADAWAQAGTARALVNSMVIGVTEGFTKKLQLVGVGYRAQVKGNAIGLSLGYSHPIEHELPAGVKAECPSQTEIVLTSADKQLIGQVAADIRAYRRPEPYKGKGVRYADEVVRTKEAKKK from the coding sequence ATGTCTCGTGTTGCAAAAGCACCTGTCGTTGTTCCTGCTGGCGTAGAGGTAAAACTCAATGGTCAGGTAATTACGATTAAAGGTAAAAATGGCGAGTTATCTCGCACAATAAATGATGCTGTTGTAATTAATCAAGAAGAAGGTCAAATTAAATTTGGTCCTCGTGATGGCTTTGCAGATGCTTGGGCTCAGGCTGGAACTGCACGTGCATTGGTTAATTCAATGGTTATTGGTGTTACTGAAGGTTTTACTAAAAAACTTCAGTTAGTTGGTGTCGGCTATCGTGCACAAGTTAAAGGTAATGCGATTGGTTTATCTCTTGGATATTCTCATCCAATTGAACATGAATTACCAGCTGGCGTAAAAGCTGAATGTCCTTCACAAACTGAAATCGTACTAACAAGTGCTGATAAACAGTTAATTGGACAAGTTGCAGCAGATATCCGTGCTTATCGTCGTCCTGAACCTTATAAAGGTAAAGGTGTTCGTTACGCAGATGAAGTTGTGCGTACTAAAGAAGCTAAGAAAAAGTAA
- the rplX gene encoding 50S ribosomal protein L24, whose translation MAAKIRREDEVIVLTGKDKGKRGKVRSVLSTGKVIVEGINLVKKHQKPVPALNQDGGIVEKEAAINVSNVAIFNPATGKADRVGFRIEDGKKVRFYKSTNELIK comes from the coding sequence GAAGTTATCGTGTTAACTGGTAAAGATAAAGGTAAACGCGGTAAAGTAAGAAGCGTTTTGTCTACTGGCAAAGTGATTGTTGAAGGTATTAATTTGGTGAAAAAACACCAAAAACCTGTACCTGCATTAAATCAAGATGGTGGAATTGTTGAGAAAGAAGCAGCTATTAATGTTTCTAACGTAGCAATTTTCAACCCAGCTACAGGCAAAGCAGATCGCGTAGGCTTTCGTATTGAAGATGGCAAAAAAGTCCGTTTTTATAAGTCTACTAATGAATTAATCAAATAA
- the rpsE gene encoding 30S ribosomal protein S5: MSNIEKQAGELQEKLIAVNRVSKTVKGGRIFSFSALTVVGDGNGRVGFGYGKAREVPAAIQKAMEKARRNMINVALNNDTLQHPVKGAHTGSRVYMQPASEGTGIIAGGAMRAVLEVAGVRNVLAKAYGSTNPINVVRATIDGLENMKSPEMVAAKRGKTVEEILG, from the coding sequence ATGTCAAACATCGAAAAACAAGCTGGTGAACTGCAGGAAAAATTAATCGCAGTTAACCGAGTTTCTAAAACCGTAAAAGGTGGTCGTATTTTTAGTTTTTCTGCACTAACAGTAGTTGGTGACGGTAATGGCCGCGTAGGTTTTGGATATGGTAAAGCACGTGAAGTGCCTGCAGCAATCCAAAAAGCAATGGAAAAAGCACGTCGTAATATGATTAATGTTGCTTTAAATAACGATACTTTACAGCATCCAGTTAAAGGTGCTCATACTGGGTCTCGTGTTTATATGCAACCAGCATCAGAAGGTACTGGTATTATCGCTGGTGGTGCAATGCGCGCTGTTTTAGAAGTTGCAGGAGTTCGTAACGTTCTAGCTAAAGCATATGGTTCAACAAACCCAATTAATGTGGTTCGTGCGACAATTGATGGCTTAGAAAATATGAAATCACCAGAAATGGTTGCTGCTAAACGTGGTAAAACCGTCGAAGAAATTTTGGGGTAA
- the rpsH gene encoding 30S ribosomal protein S8 produces MSMQDPIADMLTRIRNGQAANKVAVTMPSSKLKVAIANVLKEEGYIGDFKIIGDTKPELEITLKYFQGKAVVESIKRVSRPGLRIYKRKDELPKVMAGLGIAVVSTSKGVMTDRAARQAGLGGEIICYVA; encoded by the coding sequence ATGAGCATGCAAGATCCTATAGCAGATATGTTGACCCGTATTCGTAACGGTCAAGCTGCGAATAAAGTTGCAGTCACCATGCCTTCCTCTAAGCTAAAAGTGGCAATTGCCAATGTGCTAAAAGAAGAAGGTTATATCGGGGACTTTAAAATTATTGGTGACACTAAGCCAGAATTGGAAATTACTTTAAAATATTTCCAAGGTAAAGCTGTTGTAGAAAGTATTAAACGTGTTAGCCGTCCAGGTTTACGTATTTATAAACGTAAAGATGAATTGCCAAAAGTTATGGCCGGACTAGGTATCGCAGTTGTTTCTACTTCTAAAGGTGTTATGACTGATCGTGCAGCACGCCAAGCAGGTCTTGGTGGTGAAATTATCTGCTACGTAGCGTAA
- the rpsN gene encoding 30S ribosomal protein S14, translated as MAKQSMIERDKKRVKLAEKYFAKRQELKAIISDLNASDEDRWNAVLKLQTLPRDSSPSRQRRRCRQTGRPHGVLRKFGLSRIKVRESAMRGEIPGLKKASW; from the coding sequence ATGGCTAAACAATCAATGATTGAACGCGACAAAAAACGCGTAAAGCTAGCAGAAAAATATTTTGCAAAGCGTCAAGAATTAAAAGCGATTATCTCTGATCTTAATGCATCAGATGAAGATCGTTGGAATGCAGTGCTTAAATTGCAAACGCTTCCTCGTGATTCTAGTCCATCACGTCAACGTCGTCGTTGTCGTCAAACTGGTCGTCCTCATGGCGTCCTTCGTAAGTTTGGTTTAAGCCGTATTAAGGTTCGTGAATCAGCCATGCGTGGTGAGATTCCTGGTCTTAAAAAGGCAAGTTGGTAA
- the rplO gene encoding 50S ribosomal protein L15, with the protein MRLNTLSPAEGSKHAPKRVGRGIGSGLGKTGTRGVKGQKSRSGGGVRRGFEGGQMPLYRRLPKFGFTSRKAQVTAQVRLSDLMKVEGDIVDLNSLKVANVINSQIEYAKIMLSGEVTKPVTVRGIRVTKGAKAAIEAAGGKIEE; encoded by the coding sequence ATGCGTTTAAATACTTTATCTCCTGCTGAAGGTTCAAAGCATGCACCTAAACGTGTAGGTCGAGGCATTGGTTCTGGATTAGGTAAAACTGGTACTCGTGGTGTTAAAGGTCAAAAATCTCGTTCAGGTGGCGGCGTACGTCGTGGCTTTGAAGGTGGTCAAATGCCTTTATATCGTCGTTTACCAAAATTTGGTTTTACCTCACGTAAAGCTCAAGTTACAGCTCAAGTTCGTCTTTCAGATTTAATGAAAGTTGAAGGTGATATTGTTGACCTAAATAGCTTAAAAGTCGCTAATGTGATTAATTCACAAATCGAATATGCAAAAATTATGTTATCTGGTGAAGTAACTAAACCTGTAACTGTTCGCGGTATTCGAGTGACTAAGGGTGCTAAAGCTGCAATTGAAGCTGCTGGCGGAAAAATTGAGGAATAA
- the rplR gene encoding 50S ribosomal protein L18: MDKKSARIRRATKARRKMHELLATRLVVHRTPRHIYAQIIAPNGSEVLAAASTLEKAISESLKYTGNKDAAAAVGKAIAERALAKDIKEVSFDRSGFQYHGRVQALADAAREAGLQF, encoded by the coding sequence ATGGATAAGAAATCAGCTCGTATCCGTCGTGCAACTAAAGCGCGTCGCAAGATGCATGAACTACTTGCAACTCGCTTGGTGGTTCACCGCACTCCGCGTCATATTTATGCGCAGATTATCGCACCAAACGGATCAGAAGTACTGGCAGCAGCTTCTACACTAGAAAAAGCTATCAGTGAAAGTTTAAAATACACTGGAAACAAAGATGCAGCGGCAGCAGTTGGTAAAGCAATTGCAGAACGTGCATTAGCGAAAGATATCAAAGAAGTTTCATTTGATCGTTCAGGTTTCCAATATCATGGTCGAGTTCAGGCGCTAGCAGATGCTGCTCGCGAAGCTGGCCTACAGTTCTAA
- the secY gene encoding preprotein translocase subunit SecY: MAKQPGLDFQSTRGGSGELKRRLLFVLLALIVFRLGSYVPVPGIDTKALSDLLEQASSNGIVGMFNMFSGGALSRASIFALGIMPYISASIIVQLLTAISPKLAELKKEGESGRKKISQYTRYGTLALAMVQAVGIATGLPNIPGYGQVVIDPGFSFYFIASVSLVTGTMFLMWLGEQITERGVGNGISIIIFAGIVAGLPHAIYETIEQARSGSLHPILLLVVAALVVGVTYFVVFVERGQRRIVVNYAQRQQGRRVYAAQSTHLPLKINMAGVIPAIFASTIVMLPSMMASWFQGDGEGWRYIIVLIGQYFSHDQPLYIIFFAAAIIFFCFFYTALVFNPRETADQLKKSGAFIPGIRPGEQTSKYIDKVMTRLTLVGAIYITFVCLVPMFMTSAMKVPVQFGGTSLLIVVVVIMDFMAQVQTLMMPNRYESVLKKANLKGYGR; this comes from the coding sequence ATGGCAAAGCAACCAGGATTAGATTTTCAAAGTACACGAGGCGGTAGCGGCGAGCTTAAAAGACGTTTATTATTTGTGCTTTTAGCGCTTATTGTTTTCCGTCTTGGTTCTTACGTTCCGGTTCCTGGTATTGATACTAAAGCGTTATCGGACTTACTAGAACAAGCATCATCTAATGGTATTGTTGGTATGTTCAATATGTTCTCTGGTGGTGCTTTAAGCCGTGCTTCAATTTTTGCTTTAGGGATAATGCCTTATATTTCTGCATCAATTATTGTGCAATTATTAACGGCCATTAGCCCTAAACTTGCAGAATTGAAGAAAGAAGGTGAGTCAGGTCGTAAAAAAATTAGTCAATACACTCGTTATGGCACATTAGCTTTGGCGATGGTACAAGCTGTTGGTATTGCGACTGGTTTACCTAATATTCCTGGTTATGGTCAAGTTGTCATTGATCCAGGATTTTCTTTCTATTTTATTGCATCGGTTAGCTTAGTTACTGGCACTATGTTTCTTATGTGGCTGGGTGAACAGATCACGGAACGCGGTGTAGGTAATGGTATTTCAATCATTATCTTTGCTGGTATCGTTGCAGGTCTTCCTCATGCAATCTATGAAACGATTGAACAAGCTCGTTCTGGTTCATTGCATCCGATTTTATTATTAGTCGTTGCAGCATTAGTGGTTGGTGTGACTTATTTTGTTGTGTTTGTTGAACGTGGTCAACGTCGTATCGTTGTTAATTATGCTCAACGTCAACAAGGTCGTAGAGTTTACGCGGCACAAAGTACGCATTTACCATTAAAGATCAATATGGCGGGTGTTATCCCTGCAATATTTGCTTCAACAATTGTTATGTTACCATCGATGATGGCTTCTTGGTTTCAAGGAGATGGTGAAGGGTGGAGATATATCATTGTTCTTATTGGACAATACTTCTCTCATGACCAACCATTATATATAATCTTTTTTGCAGCAGCGATTATCTTCTTTTGTTTCTTTTATACGGCGTTGGTTTTCAACCCAAGAGAAACAGCAGATCAGCTAAAAAAATCTGGTGCATTTATTCCAGGTATCCGTCCAGGTGAACAAACATCTAAATATATCGACAAAGTAATGACTCGTTTAACGCTGGTTGGCGCAATCTACATTACTTTTGTATGTTTGGTTCCAATGTTTATGACAAGTGCAATGAAAGTTCCGGTTCAATTTGGTGGAACTTCTTTATTAATTGTGGTTGTTGTAATCATGGATTTTATGGCACAAGTACAGACTTTAATGATGCCAAATCGTTATGAGTCAGTGTTAAAGAAAGCGAATCTTAAAGGCTACGGCCGATAA
- the rpmJ gene encoding 50S ribosomal protein L36, which produces MKVRASVKKLCRNCKIIKRNGIVRVICVEGKHKQRQG; this is translated from the coding sequence ATGAAAGTTCGTGCTTCAGTCAAGAAATTATGCAGAAATTGTAAAATCATTAAACGTAATGGCATTGTTCGTGTTATTTGCGTTGAAGGTAAACATAAACAACGTCAAGGCTAA
- a CDS encoding SlyX family protein — translation MKHQLELLETKVAFQEMTIEELNQMVVNLQSDISKLKEQLTLLSQKLQATQVSNIASLSEETPPPHY, via the coding sequence ATGAAACATCAATTAGAATTACTAGAAACAAAAGTTGCATTCCAAGAAATGACCATTGAAGAATTAAATCAGATGGTGGTTAATCTACAATCTGATATCAGTAAACTTAAAGAACAATTAACATTGTTATCGCAAAAACTTCAAGCTACACAAGTATCAAATATTGCTAGCTTGTCTGAAGAGACCCCGCCGCCACATTATTAA